One genomic region from Amycolatopsis sp. FBCC-B4732 encodes:
- a CDS encoding alginate O-acetyltransferase AlgX-related protein, which yields MPTQPALPRTPESFLPKEHNLYRPRHSKRQRTALACAAFFFVTPLFLSAVGVRPSAFENRPLRDFPSLSDGFGFFTGLSGWATDHLPLRQAGVQAADAIGTGVFGDPPGSGQGTSHDGGTVGVDQGQPNTGDVPGYVYPTVLPGKDGWLYLGEDVNARCRPVMDTDHVVAALRKLRGVVERSGRKFELVIAPDKYSEEPSHLPDTYVGKPCAQARTAEFWNRVPREAGAIDLRPALADAEKRVGHSLYDRNDTHWSFDGGLVMTYALGSALQPGSTANWQAAPTGVRPWPADLARVLGKNEQRSLTTYSLSTDGGADRTRYIASDFKTPLHLSQPDGAKPKGSIAPNTAVVADSFTQFASPFLAATCQDVTIVHAETVAQSTAQEMTGLFADRDIVTFELVERSVIGGSSALLRDQTIDLLGQVLAAHPR from the coding sequence TTGCCCACCCAGCCGGCGCTGCCGAGGACCCCGGAGTCGTTCCTCCCCAAGGAGCACAACCTCTACCGGCCCCGGCACAGCAAGCGCCAGCGCACCGCACTGGCCTGCGCGGCCTTCTTCTTCGTCACGCCGCTGTTCCTGTCCGCGGTCGGCGTGCGGCCGTCCGCGTTCGAGAACCGGCCGCTGCGCGACTTCCCGAGCCTGTCCGACGGCTTCGGGTTCTTCACCGGCCTGTCCGGCTGGGCGACCGACCACCTGCCCCTGCGGCAGGCCGGGGTGCAGGCCGCCGACGCGATCGGCACCGGCGTCTTCGGCGACCCGCCCGGGTCCGGCCAGGGCACCAGCCACGACGGCGGCACCGTCGGCGTCGACCAGGGGCAGCCGAACACCGGCGACGTCCCGGGGTACGTCTACCCGACCGTGCTCCCGGGCAAGGACGGCTGGCTCTACCTCGGCGAGGACGTCAACGCGCGGTGCCGGCCGGTGATGGACACCGACCACGTCGTCGCGGCCCTGCGGAAGCTGCGGGGCGTGGTCGAGCGGTCCGGGCGGAAGTTCGAGCTGGTCATCGCGCCGGACAAGTACAGCGAAGAGCCGTCGCACCTGCCCGACACCTACGTCGGCAAGCCGTGCGCGCAGGCGCGGACCGCCGAGTTCTGGAACCGCGTGCCGCGCGAGGCCGGCGCGATCGACCTGCGGCCGGCGCTCGCCGACGCCGAAAAGCGCGTCGGGCACTCGCTGTACGACCGCAACGACACGCACTGGTCGTTCGACGGCGGCCTGGTGATGACGTACGCGCTGGGCTCGGCCCTCCAGCCCGGCAGCACGGCGAACTGGCAGGCGGCGCCGACCGGTGTGCGGCCGTGGCCCGCCGACCTGGCCCGGGTGCTCGGCAAGAACGAACAGCGCTCGCTGACGACGTACAGCCTGTCCACCGACGGCGGCGCCGACCGGACCCGCTACATCGCCAGCGACTTCAAGACCCCGCTGCACCTGAGCCAGCCGGACGGCGCCAAGCCGAAGGGTTCGATAGCTCCGAACACGGCGGTGGTCGCCGACTCGTTCACCCAGTTCGCCAGCCCGTTCCTGGCCGCGACCTGCCAGGACGTCACCATCGTGCACGCCGAGACGGTGGCGCAGAGCACGGCGCAGGAGATGACGGGCCTGTTCGCCGACCGCGACATCGTGACCTTCGAACTGGTCGAGCGGAGCGTCATCGGCGGGTCGTCGGCGCTGCTGCGCGACCAGACGATCGACCTGCTCGGGCAGGTGCTCGCGGCGCACCCGCGCTGA
- a CDS encoding cyclopropane-fatty-acyl-phospholipid synthase family protein, producing MNGGRGPGYEARLARERETFAGQEEIHGNLPPSAHRWSNRHVRPKLEALGVPGLDELIVGQIAERARQLSRDAVVLSLGSGNGDQELGWLRGLAAEGLDNVRLRLLELNPEMQARAEASAREQGVADRVELITADFNTWRADAEHDVVVGFQALHHVLDLEHLYGQIKHSLTADGVLVVHDMIGRNGHRRWPEAHEVVDRIWATLPPELRHNSLTGRTDERFEDVDCAADGFEGIRAQDVLPVLLDHLHPSLFLPYGNVIDPFVDRIYGHNFAMDNPAHVALIDEIGVLDDSLLDLGLVTGTRLTALFHPTPQPLRVHGNRTPERSVRDTRVVDPAGRVSFRPGGTNGERLVSGAGVVTGRMNGVAHDDWAAPSIEFPVLTTAGVEALELKTYLPDDATEHGSVTVSVDGVPIAKADVGAGLTEQVLPVRLDAHRQVRLSLEADWSITAGLGSDRRTLAYVLVGLSLR from the coding sequence ATGAACGGTGGCCGAGGGCCGGGCTACGAGGCGCGGCTGGCCAGGGAACGCGAGACCTTCGCCGGTCAGGAGGAGATCCACGGCAACCTGCCGCCGTCGGCGCACCGGTGGTCCAACCGGCACGTGCGCCCGAAGCTCGAAGCGCTCGGCGTACCGGGCCTCGACGAGCTGATCGTCGGGCAGATCGCCGAGCGCGCGCGGCAGCTCTCGCGGGACGCGGTCGTGCTGTCGCTGGGCAGCGGCAACGGCGACCAGGAGCTCGGCTGGCTGCGCGGCCTCGCCGCCGAAGGCCTGGACAACGTCCGGCTGCGGCTGCTGGAGCTGAACCCCGAGATGCAGGCGCGGGCCGAGGCCTCGGCCCGCGAGCAGGGCGTGGCCGACCGCGTCGAGCTGATCACCGCCGACTTCAACACCTGGCGCGCCGACGCCGAGCACGACGTCGTCGTCGGGTTCCAGGCGCTGCACCACGTGCTGGACCTCGAACACCTCTACGGCCAGATCAAGCACAGCCTGACCGCGGACGGCGTCCTCGTCGTGCACGACATGATCGGCCGCAACGGGCACCGCCGGTGGCCCGAAGCGCACGAGGTCGTCGACCGGATCTGGGCGACCCTGCCGCCCGAACTGCGCCACAACTCGCTGACCGGGCGGACCGACGAGCGGTTCGAAGACGTCGACTGCGCCGCCGACGGGTTCGAGGGCATCCGCGCCCAGGACGTCCTGCCGGTGCTGCTGGACCACCTGCACCCGAGCCTGTTCCTGCCCTACGGCAACGTGATCGACCCGTTCGTCGACCGGATCTACGGCCACAACTTCGCCATGGACAACCCCGCGCACGTGGCCCTGATCGACGAGATCGGCGTGCTCGACGACAGCCTGCTCGACCTCGGGCTCGTCACCGGCACGCGGCTGACCGCGCTGTTCCACCCGACGCCGCAGCCGTTGCGCGTGCACGGCAACCGGACGCCGGAGCGGTCGGTGCGCGACACCCGCGTGGTCGACCCGGCGGGCCGCGTCTCGTTCCGGCCCGGCGGCACCAACGGCGAACGGCTGGTGAGCGGCGCGGGCGTCGTGACCGGGCGGATGAACGGCGTCGCCCACGACGACTGGGCGGCGCCGTCGATCGAGTTCCCGGTGCTGACCACGGCCGGGGTCGAGGCGCTCGAGCTCAAGACGTACCTCCCGGACGACGCCACCGAGCACGGCAGCGTCACGGTGTCCGTGGACGGCGTCCCGATCGCCAAGGCCGACGTCGGCGCGGGGCTGACCGAGCAGGTGCTGCCGGTCCGGCTCGACGCCCACCGGCAGGTGCGGCTCTCGCTCGAGGCGGACTGGTCGATCACGGCCGGGCTGGGCTCGGACCGCCGCACACTGGCGTACGTCCTGGTCGGACTGAGCCTCCGCTAA